A window of Notolabrus celidotus isolate fNotCel1 chromosome 11, fNotCel1.pri, whole genome shotgun sequence contains these coding sequences:
- the rbbp8l gene encoding flocculation protein FLO11 yields MATGRSSLQPAEGEISVKAEAEHRGEEDELRWRGINRNHAESYKPFTSTSWKPEQHSVNRAGERRSQTVEGLDHRSCLPPQTLPLKNSSSSSSGDLNPSRHVLHPPVPCRPQPIKSSPVSLPWPLSESTDWVSAPGSSLVIPPSPKSHPLRFPSIIQTGQQGRKPVFGSMWYKQGAVKPATKEPTVLFRLRSLTDHAESPTKPQERKDIQTQRTERGSADGHREACDGPLDLSKSIQTTTDYSPLTSRGGERIHSSPDGEVNLSAQRPETSPAPSSSPSSSSPAKLHEKEPSPDHNHTQEVSKQRGQLNGCTEQNNTKKVPVLTLSLRPVVVLENLNSALQKQDSPSNSKSSSPAAETGSSSDGQEEEGSVSGTESNRSCKRKRMETDRDSETDNVQPERKIQLTVRSEEKSPR; encoded by the exons ATGGCGACCGGCAGGAGCAGCCTCCAACCAGCAGAGGGCGAAATTTCAGTGAAAGCTGAGGCAGAGCACAGAGGtgaag AGGATGAGCTCAGATGGAGAGGGATCAACAGGAACCATGCT GAATCATACAAACCTTTCACATCAACGAGCTGGAAACCAGAGCAGCACAGTGTGAACCGggctggagagaggag ATCTCAAACTGTTGAAGGACTGGACCACAGATCCTGCCtccctcctcagactcttccTCTGAAAAACTCTTCTTCATCATCCAGCGGAGACCTGAACCCCAGCAGACATGTCCTACACCCACCGGTCCCCTGTCGTCCTCAGCCCATCAAAAGCAGCCCTGTCTCCCTCCCCTGGCCTCTGTCTGAGTCCACAGACTGGGTCTCTGCTCCTGGATCCAGCCTGGTGATACCACCTTCTCCAAAGTCCCATCCTCTACGTTTCCCTAGCATAATTCAGACTGGCCAACAAGGCAGGAAGCCGGTCTTTGGGTCCATGTGGTACAAACAAGGTGCTGTAAAACCTGCGACTAAAGAACCGACGGTGCTGTTCAGACTGAGGAGTCTGACGGATCACGCAGAGAGTCCCACCAAACCCCAGGAGAGGAAAGACATCcagacacagagaacagagaggggGTCTGCAGACGGGCACAGAGAGGCGTGTGACGGGCCTCTGGACCTGTCCAAATCCATCCAGACCACCACAGATTATTCACCTTTGACCTCACGAGGGGGAGAGAGAATCCACAGCAGCCCGGACGGGGAGGTGAATCTATCAGCACAGAGACCAGAAACATCACCcgccccctcttcctccccctcctcttcatcaccagCCAAGCTACATGAAAAAGAGCCCTCCCCTGACCACAACCACACG CAGGAAGTCTCCAAGCAGAGAGGCCAGCTGAACGGATGCACAGAGCAGAACAACACCAAGAAGGTTCCTGTCCTCACTTTATCTCTACGCCCAG tagTAGTGCTGGAGAATCTGAATTCCGCTCTGCAAAAACAAGACTCACCGTCAAACAGCAAG TCATCCTCACCTGCAGCTGAGACAGGAAGCAGCTCTGACgggcaggaagaggaggggagtgtGTCGGGTACAGAGAGCAACCGGAGCTgtaagaggaagaggatggaaacggacagagactcagagacggACA ACGTCCAGCCTGAGAGGAAGATCCAGCTCACCGTGAGGTCTGAGGAAAAGAGTCCCAGATAA